The following proteins come from a genomic window of Pseudomonas sp. MAG733B:
- a CDS encoding dienelactone hydrolase: protein MMRLCATLLICLLGSLNSVHAAPAPHPHWSVGYHEMSFLDPLDLQPMRAIAFYPSSDKEHSSKLEGYMVEAGEDTKVAMGRFPMLMLSHGNTGTPLALHDLATSLARKGFVVVAVIHPGDNSKDHSRLGTLSNLYGRPIQISEAITATLGDRMLAPFVNADQVGVIGYSAGGETALILSGATPDLDRLRRYCQERPDDRDACNTQGELIVDRDDLQPVADARVHALLLMAPLSLKFGRHTLADVHVPVLLYSGDGDKLVPFDKNAAALARKLPVAPDFKLLAGAGHFVFMAPCNDEQIVIMPALCTDADGVDREDIHRNLVTEAGRFFSRTLGKATRAGMQTADQ, encoded by the coding sequence ATGATGCGTCTTTGTGCAACTCTTCTGATATGCCTGCTTGGCAGCCTGAATTCAGTGCACGCCGCCCCCGCGCCGCATCCTCACTGGAGCGTCGGTTACCACGAGATGAGTTTTCTCGACCCGCTCGATCTGCAACCGATGCGTGCCATCGCGTTCTATCCCTCCAGCGACAAAGAGCACTCCAGCAAGCTTGAGGGCTACATGGTCGAGGCCGGTGAAGACACCAAGGTCGCCATGGGCCGTTTCCCCATGCTGATGCTGTCCCACGGCAACACCGGAACGCCATTGGCCCTGCATGACCTGGCCACGTCGCTGGCTCGCAAAGGTTTCGTGGTGGTGGCGGTGATCCATCCGGGCGACAACTCCAAGGACCACAGCCGTCTCGGCACCTTGAGCAATCTTTACGGACGGCCAATCCAGATTTCCGAAGCCATTACCGCAACGTTGGGCGACCGCATGCTCGCGCCGTTCGTCAATGCTGACCAGGTCGGTGTGATCGGTTATTCGGCGGGCGGGGAGACGGCGTTGATACTGTCTGGTGCGACGCCGGATCTGGATCGCCTGCGTCGTTACTGCCAGGAACGTCCGGACGACCGCGATGCCTGTAACACCCAAGGCGAACTGATCGTCGATCGTGATGATTTGCAACCGGTGGCCGACGCGCGTGTTCACGCGCTGTTACTGATGGCGCCGCTCAGCCTGAAATTCGGTCGTCACACCCTTGCCGACGTGCATGTGCCGGTGCTGCTGTACAGCGGCGATGGCGACAAACTGGTGCCGTTCGACAAGAACGCCGCCGCACTGGCGCGCAAACTGCCTGTCGCGCCGGACTTCAAGCTGCTGGCGGGAGCAGGGCACTTCGTGTTCATGGCGCCGTGCAACGACGAGCAGATCGTCATCATGCCGGCGCTGTGCACCGATGCCGATGGCGTCGACCGGGAAGACATTCACCGCAATCTGGTTACTGAAGCGGGGCGCTTCTTCTCACGGACCTTGGGTAAAGCGACGCGGGCGGGAATGCAGACGGCGGATCAATAA
- a CDS encoding MFS transporter, whose translation MSAQQQPPQSSMAITLQIVSIVFYTFIAFLCIGLPIAVLPGYVHEQLGFSAVIAGLTIGSQYLATLLSRPMAGRMSDSIGTKRAIVYGLTGIVLSGGLTLLSTLLQSLPLLSLLILIAGRLLLGIAQGLIGVGTISWCMGQVGAEHTARSISWNGIASYGAIAIGAPLGVVMVAELGFASLGIALSVLALASLLLIRNKPSVPVVRGERLPFWAVFGRIAPFGASLSLASIGYGTLTTFITLYYINRGWTGAAYCLTVFGVCFILARLLFISSISRFGGFTSAIACMTIETVGLVLLWLAPSTGYALIGAGLTGFGLSLVYPALGVEAIKQVPNSSRGAGLSAYAVFFDLALAIAGPLMGAIALNLGYSWIFFCAALLSVAALGLTLLLKHRSMA comes from the coding sequence ATGTCTGCGCAGCAACAGCCACCGCAAAGCTCCATGGCGATCACCCTGCAGATCGTCTCTATCGTTTTCTATACCTTTATTGCCTTCCTCTGCATCGGCCTGCCGATTGCGGTGTTGCCGGGGTATGTGCATGAACAGCTTGGGTTCAGCGCTGTTATCGCCGGGTTGACCATCGGCTCACAATACCTGGCCACCCTGCTCAGTCGACCGATGGCCGGGCGCATGTCCGACAGCATCGGCACCAAGCGCGCGATTGTTTATGGCTTGACCGGGATCGTCTTGAGTGGCGGACTGACCTTGCTGTCGACCTTGCTACAAAGCCTTCCTTTATTAAGCCTGTTGATCCTGATCGCCGGCAGATTGTTACTCGGAATTGCCCAAGGCTTGATCGGGGTCGGCACCATCAGTTGGTGCATGGGTCAGGTCGGCGCAGAACACACGGCGCGTTCGATTTCATGGAACGGGATTGCGTCCTACGGTGCAATCGCCATTGGTGCGCCGCTGGGCGTGGTAATGGTCGCTGAGCTGGGCTTCGCCAGTTTGGGAATCGCCCTGTCGGTGCTGGCCCTGGCGTCGTTGCTGCTGATTCGTAACAAACCGTCGGTGCCGGTGGTGCGCGGCGAGCGCCTGCCGTTCTGGGCCGTGTTCGGGCGCATCGCGCCATTCGGGGCGAGCCTGAGCCTGGCCTCCATCGGTTATGGCACCCTGACGACGTTCATCACGTTGTACTACATCAACCGCGGGTGGACCGGCGCGGCGTACTGCCTGACGGTGTTCGGCGTGTGCTTCATTCTGGCGCGGTTGTTGTTCATTTCCAGCATCAGCCGTTTTGGCGGATTCACTTCAGCCATCGCCTGCATGACCATCGAAACCGTTGGCCTGGTGCTGCTCTGGCTCGCGCCGTCGACCGGTTACGCCTTGATCGGTGCCGGCCTGACCGGGTTTGGCCTGTCGCTGGTGTATCCGGCGCTTGGCGTCGAGGCGATCAAACAGGTGCCCAACTCGAGCCGTGGCGCGGGGCTGAGTGCTTATGCAGTGTTTTTTGATCTGGCACTGGCGATCGCCGGCCCGTTGATGGGGGCCATTGCGCTGAACCTGGGGTATTCGTGGATTTTCTTTTGCGCGGCACTGTTGTCAGTGGCCGCGCTGGGGCTGACGTTACTGCTCAAGCATCGCTCGATGGCCTAG
- a CDS encoding ABC-F family ATPase has translation MISTANITMQFGAKPLFENVSVKFNGGNRYGLIGANGCGKSTFMKILGDDLEPSGGQVMLEPNVRLGKLRQDQFAYEEFTVIDTVIMGHEELWKVKAERDRIYSLPEMSEEDGMAVAELETEFAEMDGYTAESRAGELLLGLGIPLEQHFGPMSEVSPGWKLRVLLAQALFSDPEVLLLDEPTNHLDINTIRWLETILKARNSTMIIISHDRHFLNSVCTHMADLDYGELRLFPGNYDEYMTAATQSREQLLSDNAKKKAQISELQTFVSRFSANASKAKQATSRAKQIDKIQLAEVKPSSRVSPFIRFEQTKKLHRQAVTIEQMSKGFDGKTLFKNFSFTVEAGERVAIIGPNGIGKTTLLRTLMGELTPDAGSVKWTESAELGYYAQDHAHDFEDDVSLFDWMGQWTQGEQVIRGTLGRMLFSNDEILKSVKVISGGEQGRMLFGKLILQKPNVLVMDEPTNHLDMESIEALNLALENYPGTLIFVSHDREFVSSLATRIIELSPNGVTDFSGTYDDYLRSQGVVF, from the coding sequence TTGATCTCTACAGCTAACATCACGATGCAGTTCGGCGCCAAGCCGCTCTTCGAAAACGTCTCGGTCAAATTCAACGGTGGCAACCGTTATGGCCTGATCGGCGCCAACGGTTGCGGCAAGTCGACCTTCATGAAGATTCTCGGTGATGACCTCGAGCCGTCCGGCGGCCAGGTCATGCTGGAGCCGAACGTGCGTCTGGGTAAATTGCGCCAGGACCAGTTCGCCTACGAAGAATTCACCGTGATCGACACCGTGATCATGGGTCACGAAGAGCTGTGGAAGGTCAAAGCCGAGCGCGACCGCATTTATTCGCTGCCGGAAATGAGCGAAGAAGACGGCATGGCCGTGGCCGAACTGGAAACCGAGTTCGCCGAAATGGACGGCTACACCGCCGAATCCCGCGCCGGCGAACTGCTGCTGGGCCTGGGCATTCCCCTGGAACAGCATTTCGGCCCGATGTCCGAAGTTTCCCCAGGCTGGAAACTGCGAGTGCTGCTGGCCCAGGCCCTGTTCTCCGATCCGGAAGTGCTGTTGCTCGACGAACCGACCAACCACCTGGACATCAACACCATTCGCTGGCTGGAAACGATCCTCAAGGCGCGTAACAGCACCATGATCATCATTTCCCACGACCGTCACTTCCTCAACAGCGTGTGCACCCACATGGCTGACCTGGACTACGGCGAGCTGCGTCTGTTCCCGGGCAACTACGACGAGTACATGACCGCGGCGACCCAGTCCCGCGAGCAACTGCTGTCGGACAACGCCAAGAAGAAAGCCCAGATCTCCGAACTGCAAACGTTCGTCAGCCGCTTCTCGGCCAACGCCTCGAAAGCCAAGCAGGCCACTTCCCGCGCCAAGCAGATCGACAAGATCCAGCTGGCCGAGGTCAAGCCATCGAGCCGCGTGAGCCCGTTCATCCGTTTCGAACAGACCAAGAAGCTGCACCGCCAGGCCGTGACCATCGAGCAGATGTCCAAGGGCTTCGACGGCAAGACCCTGTTCAAGAACTTCAGCTTCACCGTCGAAGCCGGCGAGCGCGTCGCGATCATCGGCCCGAACGGTATCGGAAAGACCACCCTGCTGCGTACCCTGATGGGGGAACTGACCCCGGACGCCGGTTCCGTCAAGTGGACCGAAAGCGCGGAGCTGGGCTACTACGCACAGGACCACGCCCATGACTTCGAAGACGACGTCAGCCTGTTCGACTGGATGGGCCAGTGGACTCAGGGCGAGCAGGTCATTCGTGGCACCTTGGGCCGGATGTTGTTCTCCAACGACGAGATCCTCAAGTCGGTCAAGGTCATCTCCGGTGGTGAGCAAGGCCGCATGCTGTTCGGCAAGCTGATCCTGCAAAAGCCTAACGTACTGGTGATGGACGAACCGACCAACCACTTGGACATGGAATCCATCGAGGCGCTGAACCTGGCGCTGGAAAACTACCCGGGCACGCTGATCTTCGTCAGCCACGACCGTGAATTCGTATCGTCCCTGGCCACTCGCATCATTGAGCTGAGCCCGAATGGCGTGACCGACTTCAGCGGCACCTATGACGACTACCTGCGTAGCCAAGGCGTCGTGTTCTAA
- the lpxO gene encoding lipid A hydroxylase LpxO: MKLIIAAIYVVSVAYVHLRGRVRHKLGRQLSDHSTFLAPINCFLYLFSKIPNKPYLNPADFPDLAPLQAHWEEIRAEGQNLLRAGEIKRSNQYDDVGFNSFFKTGWKRFYLKWYGDSHPSAMKLCPRTTELVQSIGSIKAAMFAELPPGSKLVRHRDPYAGSYRYHLGLETPNDAGCYINVDGENYHWRDGEAVMFDETFIHYAENTTQQNRIILFCDVERPMKYRWAAAFNGWFSRNVMSAAGAPNEAGDKTGGINRLFGKIYKIRLRGKELKKRNRKLYYLEKWAIFGGLLAVFILI, translated from the coding sequence GTGAAACTCATCATTGCCGCTATCTACGTTGTATCCGTCGCGTATGTTCACCTGCGTGGTCGGGTGCGCCACAAGCTGGGCCGCCAACTGAGCGATCACTCGACGTTTCTGGCGCCGATCAATTGCTTCCTTTATCTGTTCTCGAAGATCCCCAACAAGCCTTACCTCAATCCAGCGGATTTCCCCGACCTTGCGCCGTTGCAGGCCCATTGGGAAGAAATCCGCGCTGAAGGCCAGAACCTGCTGCGAGCAGGCGAGATCAAGCGCTCGAACCAGTACGACGACGTCGGCTTCAACTCGTTCTTCAAAACCGGCTGGAAGCGCTTCTACCTCAAATGGTACGGCGACAGCCATCCCTCGGCGATGAAGCTTTGCCCGCGCACCACCGAACTGGTGCAGAGCATCGGCTCGATCAAGGCTGCCATGTTCGCCGAGTTGCCGCCGGGTTCCAAACTGGTGCGTCACCGTGACCCGTATGCAGGCTCGTACCGTTATCACCTGGGCCTGGAAACGCCCAACGACGCCGGTTGCTACATCAATGTCGATGGCGAGAATTACCATTGGCGCGATGGAGAAGCGGTAATGTTCGACGAGACGTTCATTCATTACGCGGAAAACACCACGCAACAGAACCGCATCATTCTGTTCTGCGATGTCGAGCGTCCGATGAAGTATCGCTGGGCGGCAGCGTTCAACGGCTGGTTCAGCCGCAATGTGATGTCGGCTGCCGGCGCGCCGAACGAGGCGGGTGACAAGACCGGTGGAATCAACCGTCTGTTTGGCAAGATCTACAAGATTCGTCTGCGTGGCAAAGAGCTGAAGAAGCGTAATCGCAAGCTCTATTACCTCGAAAAGTGGGCGATTTTTGGTGGTTTGTTGGCGGTCTTCATTCTGATCTGA
- a CDS encoding Ku protein, producing MARAIWKGAISFGLVHIPVALVSATSSQGVDFDWLDSRSMEPVGYKRVNKVTGKEVTKEHIVKGVAYEKGRYVVLSEEEIRSAHPMSTQTIDIFAFVDGKQIPLQNIDTPYYLAPDKRGGKVYALLRETLIKTEKVALARVVLHTRQYLAALMPLESALVLVKLRWPAEVRSLDELALGPDVTEAKLAKGELDMAKRLVQDMSAEWTPEDYRDEFEDKIMALVDKKAHEGKIEDVETDTGEEARKTADVIDLTELLKRSLGGKGASKTVAKPKPAARKKASK from the coding sequence ATGGCACGGGCAATCTGGAAAGGCGCGATCAGTTTCGGGCTGGTGCATATTCCTGTGGCGCTGGTCTCGGCGACCTCTTCGCAAGGGGTGGACTTCGACTGGCTCGACAGCCGCAGCATGGAACCGGTGGGTTACAAGCGCGTTAACAAAGTCACCGGCAAGGAAGTCACCAAGGAGCACATCGTCAAAGGTGTCGCCTACGAAAAGGGTCGGTACGTGGTGCTCAGCGAAGAGGAAATCCGCTCGGCACATCCCATGTCGACCCAGACCATCGATATTTTTGCCTTTGTCGACGGCAAGCAGATTCCATTGCAGAACATCGACACACCGTACTACCTGGCGCCGGATAAACGCGGCGGCAAGGTCTACGCGTTACTGCGCGAAACCCTGATCAAAACCGAAAAAGTCGCCCTGGCCCGCGTGGTGCTGCATACCCGCCAGTACCTCGCGGCATTGATGCCGCTGGAATCTGCGCTGGTTTTGGTGAAATTGCGCTGGCCGGCGGAAGTGCGCAGCCTGGATGAACTCGCCCTTGGGCCGGACGTCACCGAGGCCAAACTGGCCAAGGGTGAACTGGACATGGCCAAACGGCTGGTACAGGACATGAGCGCCGAATGGACGCCGGAAGATTACCGGGATGAGTTTGAAGACAAGATCATGGCCCTGGTCGACAAGAAGGCCCATGAAGGCAAGATCGAGGACGTTGAGACGGATACCGGAGAAGAGGCCCGTAAGACAGCGGATGTGATTGATTTGACTGAGTTGCTCAAACGCAGTCTTGGGGGTAAGGGAGCGAGCAAAACGGTGGCCAAACCCAAACCGGCTGCAAGGAAAAAAGCCAGTAAGTGA
- a CDS encoding PQQ-dependent sugar dehydrogenase, producing MLRKTLLATLCASALLTAAPSVLAAPAQNMKSEQGTLEVTPIAKGLEHPWALAFLPDRKGMLVTERPGNLRVVTADGKLSAPINGVPKVWAKGQGGLLDVVLSPDFTQDRTIYLSYAEGGGQGDKAGTAVGRGQLSEDLTTLKDFTVIFRQEPKLSVGNHFGSRLVFDRDGYLFITLGENNDRPTAQDLDKLQGKIVRIYPDGKVPDDNPFVGQAGVRPEIWAYGVRNPQGAALNPWNGTLWENEHGPRGGDEINVIERGKNYGWPLATHGINYSGQAISEAKGKTAEGTVSPRHFWEKSPGLSGMAFYDGDRFKAWQQNVFIGALVTQELIRLQFDGDKVVHEERLLGELNKRIRDVRQGPDGYLYVLTDEEDGGLYKVGLK from the coding sequence ATGTTGCGTAAAACCCTTCTGGCCACTCTTTGCGCCAGCGCACTATTGACCGCCGCGCCGTCGGTGCTGGCAGCGCCCGCCCAGAACATGAAAAGTGAACAGGGCACCCTTGAGGTCACGCCGATCGCCAAGGGCCTGGAGCATCCCTGGGCGCTGGCGTTTCTTCCTGACCGCAAAGGCATGCTGGTCACTGAACGCCCCGGCAACCTGCGTGTGGTGACGGCTGACGGCAAACTCTCCGCGCCCATCAACGGCGTGCCCAAGGTCTGGGCCAAGGGGCAGGGCGGTTTGCTGGATGTGGTGTTGTCACCGGACTTCACGCAAGACCGCACGATTTATCTGTCGTACGCCGAGGGTGGCGGGCAGGGCGACAAGGCGGGCACTGCGGTCGGCCGGGGTCAGCTGTCGGAAGACTTGACGACCCTCAAGGATTTCACGGTGATCTTCCGCCAAGAGCCAAAGCTTTCGGTTGGCAACCATTTCGGTTCGCGACTGGTGTTCGACCGCGATGGCTATCTGTTCATTACCCTGGGTGAAAACAACGACCGACCGACCGCTCAGGATCTCGACAAGTTGCAGGGCAAGATCGTGCGGATCTACCCGGACGGCAAGGTCCCGGATGACAACCCCTTTGTCGGCCAGGCCGGTGTGCGACCGGAGATCTGGGCCTATGGCGTTCGCAACCCGCAAGGCGCGGCGCTCAACCCGTGGAACGGCACCCTGTGGGAAAACGAGCACGGCCCCCGGGGCGGTGATGAAATCAACGTGATTGAGCGCGGCAAGAACTACGGTTGGCCGCTGGCCACTCACGGCATCAACTATTCCGGTCAGGCGATCTCGGAAGCCAAGGGAAAAACCGCCGAGGGCACCGTCAGCCCGCGACACTTTTGGGAAAAGTCTCCCGGTCTCAGTGGCATGGCGTTTTACGACGGTGATCGCTTCAAAGCCTGGCAGCAAAACGTATTTATCGGTGCGTTGGTGACGCAGGAACTCATCCGCCTGCAGTTCGATGGCGATAAGGTCGTACACGAAGAGCGCTTGCTGGGCGAACTCAACAAGCGCATCCGCGATGTGCGGCAGGGGCCGGACGGGTATTTGTATGTGTTGACCGATGAAGAGGATGGCGGACTGTACAAGGTCGGTCTCAAATAA
- a CDS encoding GNAT family N-acetyltransferase/peptidase C39 family protein → MNTFFRLAVLEDLPALLQLEEQCFITDRLNSRSFQWMITRANGQLLVAQHDKQLLGYAVVLFHRGTSLARLYSIAIAAQARGTGLGKQLLDRIEACAVEHDCAYLRLEVRIDNPAAIALYERNGYRRFALIHDYYQDHADALRLEKRILQHRESRNIQVPYYPQTTEFTCGPACLLMAMGALQRNRLLERREELQIWREATTVFMTSGHGGCSPQGLALAASHRGFRVRLQLSMTGPLFLDGVRNEHKKDVMRLVHEEFTTQLLASDVEREIGGALNLPRLLEQGGQPLVLISSYRLTRSKSPHWVIVTDCDDDFIYLHDPDVDHSQHRQHIDCQHVPVSHGEFEKMCSFGRDKLRAAVILFAPAT, encoded by the coding sequence ATGAATACGTTTTTTCGTTTGGCGGTATTGGAAGACTTACCCGCGTTGCTGCAACTGGAAGAGCAATGCTTCATCACCGATCGACTCAACAGTCGCAGCTTTCAATGGATGATCACCCGTGCCAACGGGCAACTGCTGGTGGCCCAACACGATAAGCAATTGTTGGGTTACGCCGTGGTGCTTTTCCATCGGGGTACATCGTTGGCACGCCTGTATTCGATCGCCATCGCTGCACAGGCCCGGGGCACAGGATTGGGCAAGCAGTTGCTCGATCGTATAGAAGCCTGCGCTGTGGAGCACGATTGCGCGTATTTACGCCTGGAAGTGCGTATCGACAATCCGGCGGCGATTGCGCTGTATGAACGCAACGGCTACCGGCGCTTCGCCCTGATTCATGACTACTACCAGGACCATGCCGACGCGTTGCGCCTGGAAAAGCGCATCCTTCAGCACCGCGAATCACGCAACATCCAAGTACCCTATTACCCGCAGACCACTGAATTTACCTGCGGCCCGGCCTGCCTGCTCATGGCCATGGGCGCACTGCAACGCAACCGATTGCTGGAGCGTCGCGAGGAACTGCAGATCTGGCGCGAAGCGACGACCGTGTTCATGACTTCCGGCCATGGCGGTTGCAGCCCTCAGGGTTTGGCGTTGGCGGCCTCGCACCGTGGGTTTCGGGTGCGTCTGCAACTGAGCATGACCGGGCCGTTGTTCCTCGACGGCGTGCGCAACGAGCATAAAAAAGACGTAATGCGCCTGGTGCACGAGGAGTTCACCACACAGCTGCTTGCCAGTGACGTGGAGCGTGAAATCGGCGGGGCGTTGAATCTGCCGCGGTTGCTGGAACAGGGCGGACAGCCACTGGTGCTGATCAGCAGCTATCGCCTGACCCGCTCGAAATCACCGCACTGGGTGATCGTTACCGATTGCGACGACGATTTCATCTATCTGCACGATCCCGATGTGGACCACAGCCAGCATCGCCAACACATCGACTGCCAACATGTGCCGGTCAGCCATGGGGAGTTCGAGAAGATGTGCAGTTTTGGCCGGGACAAACTCAGGGCAGCTGTCATCCTGTTTGCCCCGGCAACGTGA
- a CDS encoding RimK family protein, producing MIIIVERKEDWASYFPSEDIVTAQEYLEQTRDNEQGKRVQVINLCRSYKYLGHGYYCSLLAEARGHKVIPSVRTISELTRKSLYGLALDDLAKTLEKALSHHAYSDTDGFTLTLYFGKTNIEPLQDLARQLFEVFACPILLVEFRRTNGWHIEGIKSGALHKLREDQEDQFAHSLDNFSRKIWRMPRSRRLARYDLAILHDPQEALPPSNAKALDNFVRVGRTLGIDVELIERKDYSRIAEYDGLLIRETTSVDNHTYRFAKKAESEGLVVMDDPASILRCTNKVYLTDLLKSHHLGMPATEILYKERPEDFERVGERLGFPLVLKIPDGCFSRGVIKVESQQALLEATAELFEHSVLLLAQEFFYTEYDWRIGVLNRKPIFACQYFMSKGHWQIYNHKAKGQDINGECRTLAVHEAPRAVVDLAVKTANLIGDGLYGVDLKQSGDKVVVIEVNDNPNMDAGIEDAYLQDDLYSLVLEEFVRRLELKRRGQAW from the coding sequence TTGATTATCATCGTCGAGCGCAAGGAAGACTGGGCCTCTTACTTCCCCAGTGAGGACATCGTCACGGCCCAGGAATACCTGGAACAAACCCGGGACAACGAACAGGGCAAGCGTGTGCAGGTCATCAACCTGTGCCGCAGCTACAAGTACCTGGGGCACGGATACTACTGCTCGCTGCTGGCTGAAGCCCGTGGGCACAAGGTCATTCCGTCGGTGCGGACCATCAGCGAACTGACCCGAAAGTCCTTGTACGGCCTGGCGCTGGACGACTTGGCTAAAACGCTGGAAAAAGCCCTCAGTCATCATGCTTACAGTGATACTGACGGTTTTACCCTGACGCTGTATTTCGGCAAGACCAATATAGAACCCTTGCAGGATTTGGCGCGACAGTTGTTTGAAGTGTTTGCCTGCCCGATTCTGTTAGTTGAATTTAGAAGAACTAACGGCTGGCACATCGAAGGTATAAAGTCGGGTGCGCTGCATAAGTTGCGCGAAGATCAGGAAGATCAATTCGCCCATTCCCTCGACAACTTCAGTCGCAAGATCTGGCGCATGCCGCGATCCCGCCGATTGGCCCGCTACGACCTGGCGATCCTGCACGATCCTCAGGAAGCCTTGCCGCCGTCGAATGCCAAGGCGCTGGATAATTTCGTCAGGGTCGGCAGGACGCTGGGCATCGATGTCGAACTGATCGAGCGCAAGGACTACTCACGGATTGCCGAATACGATGGATTGTTGATCCGCGAAACCACCAGCGTCGACAACCACACGTACCGTTTCGCCAAGAAAGCCGAAAGCGAAGGGCTGGTGGTGATGGATGATCCGGCGTCGATTCTGCGCTGCACCAACAAGGTCTACCTGACCGACCTGCTCAAGAGCCATCATTTGGGCATGCCCGCCACCGAAATCCTCTACAAGGAGCGACCGGAAGATTTCGAACGGGTGGGCGAGCGCTTGGGGTTTCCGCTGGTACTGAAGATCCCAGACGGTTGTTTTTCCCGGGGTGTGATCAAGGTCGAGAGCCAGCAAGCGTTGCTTGAAGCCACCGCCGAGCTGTTCGAACACTCGGTGCTGTTGCTGGCACAGGAGTTCTTCTACACCGAATACGACTGGCGCATCGGCGTACTCAATCGCAAGCCGATCTTTGCCTGCCAGTACTTCATGTCCAAGGGTCACTGGCAGATCTACAACCACAAGGCCAAGGGCCAGGACATCAACGGTGAATGTCGGACCTTGGCTGTGCACGAAGCGCCACGGGCAGTGGTGGACCTGGCGGTGAAAACGGCCAACCTGATCGGCGATGGCCTCTATGGCGTCGACCTCAAGCAGTCCGGCGACAAAGTGGTGGTGATCGAAGTCAACGACAACCCGAACATGGACGCCGGCATCGAAGACGCTTACCTGCAGGACGACTTGTATTCACTGGTGCTGGAAGAGTTCGTGCGACGACTGGAATTGAAACGTCGCGGCCAGGCCTGGTGA
- a CDS encoding magnesium transporter CorA family protein, with protein sequence MIKSFQLADGALHAVERLDAEVILFSNPDAAERDLLHSHFKLDEHALASALDPDEVSRIEFHPDNLFLIWKRPENYSGAGSLAFEVSSCGLLFSPDRLLVIATDDAPLSGLGKRQALNTPLDVLLDLLFNNIHHYLGHLKVIKLVARELQQKFNASMQNQHLIQMFNLSESLIYYINAIHSNGAVLTRLRNHAEKEHFGAHAIGLIDDLIIENNQCYKQAEIYSTVFSGLIDARGNLMNNSMNNLLRKLTLINVVFLPLNLIASIGGMSEFSMMTEGTPWWVAYPLFLTAMMLGAGAMVVGLKRLAK encoded by the coding sequence ATGATCAAGAGTTTTCAATTGGCCGACGGCGCGCTGCACGCCGTTGAACGGCTGGACGCGGAGGTCATACTGTTCAGCAACCCCGATGCCGCCGAGCGGGACTTGTTGCACAGCCACTTCAAACTCGATGAGCATGCTTTGGCTTCGGCGCTGGACCCCGACGAGGTGTCGCGTATCGAGTTTCACCCCGACAACCTGTTCCTGATCTGGAAGCGCCCGGAAAACTACTCCGGCGCCGGTAGCCTGGCGTTCGAAGTGTCATCCTGTGGCCTGCTGTTCAGCCCGGACCGTTTGCTGGTGATCGCCACCGACGACGCGCCCCTCAGCGGGCTCGGCAAGCGGCAGGCGTTGAACACGCCGCTGGATGTGTTGCTCGATCTGCTGTTCAACAATATCCATCACTACCTGGGTCACCTCAAGGTGATCAAACTGGTTGCGCGCGAGTTGCAGCAAAAATTCAACGCGTCGATGCAGAACCAGCACCTGATCCAGATGTTCAACCTCAGCGAAAGCCTGATCTATTACATCAACGCCATCCACAGCAACGGCGCGGTCCTGACCCGGCTGCGTAATCATGCAGAAAAGGAACACTTCGGCGCCCATGCCATTGGCCTGATTGACGATCTGATCATCGAAAACAACCAGTGCTACAAGCAGGCTGAAATCTACTCGACGGTGTTCTCCGGGCTCATCGATGCCCGGGGCAACCTGATGAACAACAGCATGAACAACCTGCTGCGCAAACTGACGCTGATCAACGTGGTGTTCCTGCCGCTGAACCTGATCGCGAGCATTGGCGGCATGTCCGAGTTCAGCATGATGACGGAGGGGACGCCGTGGTGGGTGGCGTATCCGTTGTTTCTGACGGCGATGATGTTGGGAGCGGGGGCGATGGTGGTGGGGCTCAAGCGTTTGGCGAAGTGA